One part of the Rutidosis leptorrhynchoides isolate AG116_Rl617_1_P2 chromosome 1, CSIRO_AGI_Rlap_v1, whole genome shotgun sequence genome encodes these proteins:
- the LOC139866106 gene encoding calcium-dependent protein kinase 26-like, with amino-acid sequence MGNVCVGSCYSKDGLFQSMSYPYWWSRSPDMINYKNAEFSKESPSVEKDPKLSVPVSVQKTPPKLVIILKNETKPSDQPLVSIPETKQEDVKEPEKVVIVKQQSKSSSVKKAHNVKRMLSAGLQADRVLKTKTGHLKEYYNLGPKLGHGQFGTTFLCVEKTTGKMFACKSIAKRKLITDDDVEDVRREIEIMHHLSGNPNVVSIQGAYEDSVAVHLVMELCAGGELFDRITKKGHFSERKAADLVRTIVGVIEACHSLGVMHRDLKPENFLFVDDHEDSPLKAIDFGLSVFFKPGETFIDVVGSPYYVAPEVLLKNYGPQADLWSAGVILYILLCGVPPFWGESENEIFEEVLRGKLDFSSDPWPSISESAKDLVRRMLTRHPKRRITAHEVLCHPWISEDGVAPDKPLDSAVLTRLTQFSAMNKLKKMALRVIASKLSEEELAGLKQMFKIIDTDNSGYITFEELKAGLKKFGSNLKECEIYNLMQSADIDNNGTIDYEEFVAATLHVNQVDREDRLFAAFSYFDKDGSGYITLDELQQACKEFGVDDVQLEEIIKEADQNNDGRIDYNEFVAMMHNGSPKLTNKQLKNDFSVMLREPEPVLVC; translated from the exons ATGGGAAATGTATGTGTAGGATCATGTTACTCAAAAGATGGATTGTTTCAATCAATGTCATATCCATATTGGTGGTCTCGATCACCCGATATGATCAACTACAAAAACGCCGAATTTAGTAAAGAATCACCTTCAGTTGAAAAAGATCCTAAACTTTCTGTTCCTGTGTCTGTTCAAAAGACACCTCCAAAGTTAGTGATCATACTGAAAAATGAGACTAAACCATCTGATCAGCCCTTAGTTTCTATCCCCGAAACGAAGCAAGAAGATGTTAAAGAACCTGAAAAGGTTGTGATTGTGAAGCAACAAAGTAAATCGTCAAGCGTTAAAAAGGCGCATAATGTGAAGAGAATGTTGAGTGCAGGGTTACAAGCTGACAGGGTGTTGAAAACGAAAACGGGTCATTTGAAAGAGTATTACAATTTGGGTCCAAAATTAGGACATGGTCAATTTGGTACAACGTTTCTTTGTGTAGAAAAAACTACAGGGAAAATGTTTGCTTGCAAATCAATCGCTAAAAGGAAGTTGATTACAGACGATGATGTGGAAGATGTTAGACGAGAAATCGAAATTATGCATCATTTGTCTGGGAACCCGAACGTGGTTTCGATTCAAGGTGCGTATGAGGATTCGGTGGCGGTTCATTTGGTTATGGAACTTTGTGCTGGAGGTGAACTTTTTGATAGAATTACTAAAAAAGGACATTTTTCTGAAAGAAAGGCGGCCGATTTGGTTAGAACGATTGTTGGTGTGATTGAAGCTTGTCATTCATTAGGAGTTATGCATCGTGATCTTAAACCTGAGAATTTTCTATTTGTAGATGATCATGAAGATTCACCTCTTAAAGCTATAGATTTTGGACTATCCGTTTTCTTCAAACCAG GTGAAACTTTTATCGACGTGGTTGGAAGTCCTTACTATGTTGCACCGGAAGTTTTGCTTAAAAATTACGGTCCACAAGCCGATTTATGGAGCGCGGGTGTGATCCTTTACATTCTTCTTTGTGGGGTCCCACCATTTTGGGGAG AATCTGAGAATGAAATATTCGAAGAGGTTTTGAGGGGTAAGCTTGACTTTTCATCTGATCCATGGCCTAGTATTTCGGAAAGTGCTAAAGATTTGGTTAGGAGAATGCTGACTAGACACCCTAAAAGGCGTATAACGGCTCATGAAGTTCTCT GCCATCCTTGGATTAGTGAAGATGGTGTTGCTCCCGATAAACCTCTTGATTCCGCAGTGTTGACCCGGTTAACTCAGTTTTCTGCCATGAACAAGCTCAAGAAAATGGCTCTAAGG GTAATCGCATCAAAACTATCAGAGGAAGAATTAGCAGGATTAAAACAAATGTTCAAGATAATAGATACAGACAATAGTGGTTATATTACTTTTGAAGAACTAAAAGCTGGACTCAAAAAATTTGGTTCTAATCTCAAAGAATGTGAAATTTACAATCTAATGCAATCT GCGGATATTGATAATAATGGTACGATCGACTATGAAGAATTTGTAGCTGCAACgttgcatgtgaatcaagttgataGGGAAGACCGTTTGTTTGCTGCATTTTCGTATTTTGATAAAGATGGCAGTGGTTATATCACGCTTGATGAACTTCAACAAGCCTGCAAAGAATTTGGAGTTGATGATGTTCAGTTAGAAGAAATTATTAAAGAAGCTGACCAGAATAAT GATGGGCGTATAGATTACAATGAATTTGTTGCAATGATGCATAATGGAAGTCCTAAATTGACAAATAAGCAATTGAAGAACGATTTCAGTGTGATGTTGAGGGAGCCAGAACCTGTGCTGGTTTGTTAA